The following coding sequences are from one Cygnus atratus isolate AKBS03 ecotype Queensland, Australia chromosome 15, CAtr_DNAZoo_HiC_assembly, whole genome shotgun sequence window:
- the PALB2 gene encoding partner and localizer of BRCA2 isoform X3 translates to MAAPLPWAREEAAMAEAAAGAALSGAEREKLREKLALLRREYSETVSRLRRARRAERARSHAGRRAAEDGARRPAEPGGRRSPAGSRDSESASADKHETCPLQTESCSVPDTERKTSVTLKHAPEFVSNEVSLQDSSQAESIQARQENACCGVSRPATAEKKTQTLRSMMKLRRRRTKALVSEKRESVHGVHRIKADETVKNQTGSAEQLRSPVFRQRSFSSTEVNAQSESRPGIVGKQGNSLTPPDAELGVLQDVLEDSLPLGVPELLPCVPGDSSDVWQPEPPGAVATSDNREPAQLCSENGESVLLDAGADGGKESFRVIKQTDSESIHEDQGELRRLLGLTSENEVLPPGRNNEIIKESKSHDGNENDTGGLSALPSDLALGNAEKLLENQQLEIQSRLSHLENVTAPESALSSCTMVEGLLFPVEYYVRTTRRMSNCQRKVDLDAVILSQLGRSKKGQRSKCKQKDANSNQPSQETVENDLESAVVPFPFLCTENDPVNSSSPQKTLLTSSGSSNSPGSISQSSITSTKRDQRRSQRKQKGRRKPACKPLVNQTSQEPVESLDLVTPRESSSPLSNEYPSEKENCEADLEKSSLEERRLSVAAALGSGATAVIQPTSADPPGGSQVLGKCRKTLLEQVQNPLQKSDSPNPRNETFVSHTGDLERKLSVCQSDKSPVEHVKSQHVQAACGAEQLLAINVPPRRSLRSSARQRDSQASKDESKGGPGHQMDSEGTAPLGLPATDAGTSSSLFSFCSHQWLVPKLGIEEFHLPDEEFGLLKLEKCESSPVNDLEAFVPSVFGHGLASEDMQAAEMKAEEKGLKRNLTSLLKSGSPKSSHVESPASKMELSTHELLFTPVGTISTGAPVQPESHISSSVFPVLGATPAVLPSVCSELFPSTCSVPPLQVSLRSSQEAPAQVVDDRECRDSAIPLHLDSCGAGSARQEEGQGTTFHLEAERHPNNRSEEAVALEKRQQSQSKQQRSCRSPEQKKNEAEQSTPVLFDGLTEENLQFVSKLKDSSSSCAVDVSTVWWEAAGCRELCVVTACENSVSLWKPLAPDHWGKVYTWQLGEIPVIQIIPLLDTCNLICIALGNLEIGEIRLLLHSSENDSFKQSLVKTGNIKAVLGLKDRRLVSSSRSMQEQEVEVVSFSETGRSKHGQTLMPPEETVLAFAEVEGVKDALVGTTAVNSIVVWNLRTGQLLKKMHVGYSYPASICHRAYSDSGLLFVVLSHPHAKESESCGNPAFRVIAFNPKTARSTGVIFSSLPPGHAGRCAGDAVGSVTRLPRVGLNSLVNVLGEKRCDLENAVLAFSAA, encoded by the exons ATGGCGGCGCCGTTGCCATGGGCACGGGAGGAGGCGGCGATggccgaggcggcggcgggagcggcgCTGAGCGGGGCCGAGAGGGAGAAG CTGCGGGAGAAGCTGGCGCTGCTGCGGCGGGAGTACAGCGAGACCGTCAGCCGGCTGCGG CGGGCGCGGCGAGCCGAGCGGGCCCGGAGCCACGCCGGGAGGAGGGCGGCGGAGGACGGAGCGCGGCGGCCCGCggagccgggggggcggcgCAGCCCCGCAG GTTCCAGAGATAGCGAGTCTGCTAGTGCTGACAAACACGAAACCTGTCCCTTACAGACTGAAAGCTGCTCGGTTCCTGacacagagaggaaaacttCTGTCACACTTAAACACGCTCCTGAATTTGTCAGTAATGAAGTTAGTTTGCAGGACAGCTCACAGGCAGAAAGCATACAGGCTCGCCAGGAAAATGCATGCTGTGGAGTCTCGAGGCCTGCAACTGCggagaaaaaaacccaaaccttgAGAAGCATGATgaagctgaggaggaggaggacaaagGCTCTGGTATCAGAGAAAAGGGAATCGGTGCATGGTGTGCATCGAATCAAGGCTGATGAAACGGTGAAAAATCAAACTGGCAGTGCAGAGCAACTTCGGTCACCAGTCTTCAGGCAGCGCAGTTTCTCAAGCACTGAGGTGAATGCCCAAAGCGAGTCCAGACCAGGAATCGTGGGGAAGCAAGGAAACAGTTTAACTCCTCCAGATGCTGAATTGGGAGTTCTACAAGACGTGCTTGAAGACAGTCTCCCTCTGGGAGTGCCTGAGCTATTGCCGTGTGTCCCGGGGGACAGCAGTGATGTCTGGCAGCCTGAGCCCCCAGGTGCTGTGGCCACATCCGATAACCGTGAACCTGCACAGCTGTGTTCAGAGAATGGTGAATCTGTGTTACTTGATGCCGGTGCTGATGGTGGAAAAGAATCTTTCAGGGTAATAAAACAAACGGACAGTGAGAGCATACACGAAGATCAGGGAGAATTACGCAGGCTCTTGGGTTTAACGtcagaaaatgaagtattgCCCCCTGGCAGAAATAACGAGATAATTAAGGAGAGCAAAAGCCATGACGGAAATGAGAATGACACTGGTGGTTTAAGTGCCCTTCCTTCAGATCTTGCTCTGGGCAATGCTGAGAAACTGTTGGAGAATCAACAGCTTGAAATTCAGTCTAGACTTTCTCATCTAGAAAATGTAACAGCTCCTGAAAGTGCACTGAGTTCCTGCACGATGGTTGAGGGGCTTCTCTTTCCAGTTGAATACTATGTCAGGACAACTCGACGCATGTCTAATTGCCAGAGGAAAGTGGACCTTGATGCTGTAATTCTTagccagctgggcaggagcaagAAAGGTCAGCGAAGTAAATGCAAGCAGAAAGATGCCAATTCAAATCAGCCCTCCCAAGAAACGGTTGAAAATGATTTGGAGTCAGCAGTTGtgcctttcccttttctttgtacGGAAAATGATCCAGTGAATTCAAGTAGTCCTCAGAAAACTCTTCTTACATCCAGTGGAAGCAGCAATTCACCGGGGTCAATTTCTCAAAGCAGCATCACAAGCACAAAGCGAGATCAGAGGCGATCgcagaggaaacaaaagggaagaagaaagcctGCCTGCAAACCTCTTGTGAATCAAACGTCACAGGAACCTGTAGAAAGTTTGGATCTCGTAACACCAAGGGAAAGCAGTAGTCCGCTATCAAATGAGTATCCgagtgaaaaggaaaactgtgaaGCTGATCTTGAAAAGTCATCTTTGGAAGAGAGACGGTTGTCTGTTGCTGCAGCTCTTGGGTCTGGAGCAACTGCTGTGATACAGCCAACAAGTGCCGACCCTCCTGGTGGAAGCCAAGTACTTGGCAAATGCCGTAAGACTCTTTTAGAACAGGTTCAAAATCCACTGCAGAAAAGTGACTCTCCAAACCCAAGGAACGAAACTTTTGTCAGCCACACAGGTGATCTGGAACGCAAGCTAAGTGTGTGTCAGTCTGATAAATCTCCGGTGGAACATGTTAAGAGTCAGCACGTGCAAGCAGCCTGCGGGGCTGAACAGCTTCTAGCAATTAACGTCCCTCCACGCCGCTCCCTGCGTTCCTCTGCAAGACAGAGAGACAGTCAAGCCTCCAAAG ATGAGAGCAAAGGAGGACCTGGCCATCAAATGGATTCAGAGGGTACTGCTCCTCTTGGTCTTCCTGCTACAGACGCCGGTACTTCCagctctctcttttccttctgcagtcaCCAGTGGCTGGTCCCCAAACTGGGTATCGAAGAATTTCATCTACCTGATGAGGAATTTGGACTATTAAAACTTGAGAAATGTGAATCTTCCCCTGTGAATGACTTGGAGGCTTTTGTTCCTAGTGTGTTTGGGCATGGTCTGGCTTCAGAGGACATGCaagctgcagaaatgaaggcagaagaaaaagggcTCAAAAGGAATCTGACTTCACTGCTCAAAAGTGGGTCGCCCAAGTCATCTCACGTGGAAAGCCCGGCTTCCAAGATGGAACTTTCCACACATGAATTGCTATTTACTCCCGTGGGGACTATCTCAACTGGTGCTCCCGTTCAGCCCGAGTCTCACATTTCCTCATCTGTTTTCCCTGTCTTGGGTGCAACCCCAGCTGTTCTACCATCCGTATGCAGTGAGCTCTTCCCCAGTACATGTTCTGTACCTCCTTTGCAAGTCAGCCTGCGTTCCTCTCAAGAAGCACCTGCCCAGGTCGTGGATGATAGGGAATGCAGAGACTCTGCCATTCCACTGCACTTGGACAGCTGTGGTGCAGGATCTGCTAGACAAGAGGAAGGACAAGGTACAACATTTCATTTAGAAGCTGAAAGACATCCTAATAATAGAtcagaggaggctgtggccttGGAGAAGCGTCAGCAATCCcagagcaaacagcagagaTCCTGCAGATCTCCTGAACAG aaaaaaaatgaagcagaacagTCAACTCCAGTACTGTTTGATGGCCTGACAGAAGAGAACTTGCAGTTTGTTTCAAAGCTAAAG GATTCTTCAAGTTCTTGTGCTGTGGACGTGAGCACCGTGTGGTGGGAAGCAGCgggctgcagagagctgtgtgTGGTGACTGCTTGTGAGAATTCAGTTTCCTTGTGGAAACCTCTGGCACCCGACCACTGGGGAAAGGTCTATACTTGGCAGCTTGGAGAG ATTCCTGTAATACAGATCATTCCTCTGCTGGACACCTGTAATCTCATCTGTATAGCACTGGGAAATCTGGAGATTGGAGAAATAAG GCTCTTGCTTCATTCTTCTGAGAATGACTCATTCAAGCAATCACTAGTGAAAACTGGGAATATAAAAGCTGTTCTTGGGCTGAAGGATAGGAGgctggtcagcagcagcagaagcatgcAAGAGCAGGAAGTGGAAGTAGTATCGTTTTCAGAGACAGGAAG GAGCAAGCACGGACAGACTTTGATGCCCCCTGAAGAAACCGTTTTAGCTTTTGCTGAAGTAGAAGGAGTGAAAGATGCCTTGGTCGGCACCACTGCAGTGAACAGCATTGTTGTTTG GAATTTGAGAACAGGCCAGCTCCTGAAGAAGATGCACGTTGGTTATTCCTACCCAGCTTCGATCTGCCACCGAGCGTATTCTGACTCT GGccttctgtttgttgttttaagtCATCCACACGCCAAAGAGAGCGAGTCCTGTGGAAATCCTGCATTCCGGGTGATTGCATTCAACCCCAAAACAGCCAGAAGCACTGGAGtcatcttctcttccctcccacccGGCCATGCTGGAAG GTGTGCCGGAGACGCGGTAGGGAGCGTAACCCGGCTTCCTAGGGTCGGCTTAAATTCGCTCGTTAACGTTCTGGGTGAAAAGAGGTGCGATTTAGAAAACGCTGTACTCGCGTTTTCCGCGGCGTGA